In the genome of Drosophila pseudoobscura strain MV-25-SWS-2005 chromosome 3, UCI_Dpse_MV25, whole genome shotgun sequence, one region contains:
- the M7BP gene encoding titin isoform X7: MAGESPASNSSESSPVQRQLNGSVDSGIAVLEVLEMETPTLRRRQRLQQCQRILQVLQRDHSTHRLLRDRLSKIADRKWKKEEAREQQSCNVCCADLDQSSPKTYVTCCTCGKYVCRGPKCADWRPKDADWECQLCHSSKESLAHTSSWVAEQMSFNQHKFVYPMRARSEVYIPITGDGDGDANDSTMHIESISQIGQSAHLEERAKIRAYVEEIVAEMLGGSLDHIKVGQLSKSENYLQFFHKFHAKLSNLLINVESDLLKGDLPAIVNGSNSNSNNNNNNNGDSESLADISQTRLRSLIETIIAETLRNSALSVSGAVSEISLDTRSLAAELPNNGNGLKRRHRTEHYFEPKIYQDLLATAVLNKIADKEGNTRLISESTPDLSGHLIDENYNAEALSTTSGSSIEPRSDCSLTDHELALDTGKSKSLQADLERESVLSDYIAAHMVPLPDFSASVTESEDDVGSISSSMIGDGTWEDNWLFKKKRSSVQSSVTPSSIGMLVPAPMENVRAQIGDRTADEVSDLSELGSDVEDNSLDLLRCNDLNDRLLSKHLIGGQNTKLVLDELVDRTSLISHTLPEEHEPAFTETTNTFVVASSAAPSDIIVSLPSPMVFQDDSMNEELVQTPIAAQGETDELASLEGCIGYSTVEYIDEEQMRETTPSVIEILAAIALGPMLAVPASEQPGVITPSEMHTLKELSDLALAEINARTMDLAHHSLDIIEEENIELMPFTGSVSQPSTINVHPSTLTDPTTNHQSTETTAAQEPKVVPKPAIDSDAPIHNPSTTKILTVDKPAALDPPAAVEISPETDTVAVDPPSPAAAEIIPDAETVAAYPPAPVEIIPETETVAVDPAPPAAVEITPAAETVAVDPPAAALEIIPDAETVAVDPPAPVEIIPGTEMVAVYPAPPAAVEITPAAETVAVDPPAVVEIITEPETVAVDPPAAALEIIPDAETVAVDPPAPVEIIPETETVAVYPAPPVAVEITPAAETVALDPPAVVEIITEPETVAVDPTAAALEIIPDAETVAVDPSAAAEIIPDAETVAVDPPAPVEIIPETETVAVDPAPPDAVVITPAAETVAVDPPAAALEITPAAETVVVYPPAAALEIIPDAETVAVDPPAPVEIIPETETVAVDPAPPAAVEITPAAETVAVDPPAAALEIIPDAETVAVDPPAPVEIIPETETVAVDPALPAAVEITPAAETVALDPPAVVEIITEPETVAVDPTAAALETVAVDPSAPVEIIPETEYVAVDHAPPAALEITPAAETVAVDPSAAAEIIPETETVAVDPSAPVEIIPETETFAVDPAPPAAVEITPAAETVAVDPPAVVEIIIEPEIVAVDPPAAALEIIPDAEKVAVDPPAAALEIIPYAETLAVDPPAVVEIITEPEIVAVDPPAAALEIIPDAEKVAVDPPAPVDIITETETVADDPAPPTAETVAVDPPAAAEIIPETEIVAVDPPAAALEIIPYAETLAVDPPAVVEIITEPETVAVDLPAASLEIIPDAETVAVDPSVQVEIIPGTEMVAVDPAPPAAVEITPAAETVAVDPPAVVEIITEPKTVAVDPTAAALEIIPDAETVAVDPPAPVEIIPETETVAVYPAPPAAVEITPAAETVAVDPPAVVEIITEPETVVADPPAAALEITLAAETVAVDPPAAALEIIPDAETVAVDPPAPVEIIPETETVAVDPAPPAAVEITPAAETVAVDPPAVVEIITEPETVVADPPAAALEITLAAETVAVNPPAAALEIIPDAETVAVDPPAPVEIIPETETVAVDPAPPAALEITPAAETVAVNPPAAVEDVETVSVDPPEAVEIITVTENVAVDPPAALEITPAAETVAVDPPAVVEIITEPETVVADPPAAALEITPAAETVVVYPPAAALEIIPDAETVAVDPPAPVEIIPETETVAVDPVPPAAVEITPAAETVAVDPPAAALEIIPDAATVAVDPPAPVEIIPETETVAVDPASSAAVEITPAAETVAVDPPAVVEIITEPETVVADPPAAALEITLAAETVAVDPPAAALEIIPDAATVAVDPPAPVEIIPETETVAVDPAPPAAVEITPAAETVAVDSPVAVEIISETEIVAVDLPAAGEISPKTDTVAVDRPPPAATEIISEAETVAVDPSVPVEIFPGTEMVAVDPAPPAAVEITPAAETVAVNPPAAVEDVETVSVDPPEAVEIITVTENVAVDPPAALEITPAAETVAVDPPAVVEIIPETETVAVDPAPPAAVEITPAAETVAVDPPAAALEIIPNAETVAVDPPAPVEIIPETETVAVDPAPPAAVEITPAAETVAVDPPAAALEIIPNAETVAVDPPAPVEIIPETETVAVDPALPAAVEITPAAETVAVDPPAVVEIITEPETVVADPPAAALEIIPDAATVAVDPPAPVEIIPETEMVAVDHAPPAALEITPAAETVAVDPSAAAEIIPETETVAVDPSPPAVVEIIAGTESVVLDPTGAVEFIPETQTKAVEIPAVEVEAKSVSDLGPNALIDDTQLLSCVPKPLKESDNMDTSLLEPSSECVPAQTSVEYTKSDSSALGSIAEREVKKWYNAVEMPNNPYAPEALKQRISGTQERYMDVPNISPSAEQKALAAALTEDGDPAPPSTDYKRYSRDYYINNAPNGTEVNGIVRRASSGAEKQPSAEDVEQDIVITEAAQNASTTAIEQDKEQESVAANVYTALPAQVFDDLLETQSNPSLHSLQTTTTTSDESETVRVYDFNKQETTVIRPAPAEQQPSSSTTSSMESAQSASVSSSSIDASVSKKRERPVVLQFGPADSVPTIGSPVNTPTRGSTPPAFRFLQPKRRLIEPSQVLSVDEDDVMEPNTPVAEKPAVEDEVVHAMPSVKALAQAFLLTSKAQQAERRWRSKVRLSLPADTSDKSPTSLARRHKLEHAVSMAEVADESTIASDLSSLETDPSIQSDGSTNPPIASPVTPVPVRHGFLRSNIAFFENLKFK; encoded by the exons ATCTGCCGGCCATTGTCAAtgggagcaacagcaacagcaacaacaacaacaacaacaatggggACTCCGAGTCTCTGGCAGACATCTCGCAGACCCGTCTACGGAGTCTCATCGAGACCATCATAGCGGAGACGCTGCGCAACAGTGCCCTGAGCGTGAGCGGAGCCGTCTCGGAGATCAGCCTGGACACCCGCTCGCTGGCCGCCGAGCTGCCGAACAATGGGAATGGGCTGAAGCGCCGACATCGCACGGAGCACTACTTCGAGCCGAAGATCTATCAGGATCTGCTGGCCACAGCGGTGCTCAATAAG ATTGCCGATAAGGAAGGGAACACAAGGTTAATATCGGAGAGCACACCAGACTTGAGTGGTCACCTCATTGATGAGAATTACAATGCCGAAGCGTTGAGCACCACGTCCGGTAGTTCCATTGAGCCCCGAAGCGATTGCAGCCTCACCGACCATGAATTGGCACTGGAT ACTGGCAAATCCAAGTCCCTGCAGGCGGATTTGGAGCGTGAATCGGTTTTGAGTGATTATATAGCCGCCCACATGGTTCCCCTTCCGGACTTTTCGGCATCTGTTACTGAGTCGGAGGATG ATGTTGGATCAATCTCCTCGAGCATGATCGGCGATGGCACTTGGGAGGATAACTGGCTATTCAAGAAGAAGCGCAGCTCCGTGCAGAGCTCGGTCACTCCGAGCAGCATTGGCATGCTGGTGCCGGCTCCCATGGAGAATGTGCGTGCCCAAATCGGCGATAGGACTGCGGACGAGGTCAGCGATCTGTCGGAGCTGGGATCGGATGTAGAGGACAATTCGCTTGATTTACTGCGCTGCAACGATCTAAACGATCGCCTGCTGAGCAAGCATCTGATCGGTGGCCAGAACACAAAACTTGTGCTAGACGAGCTCGTAGATCGGACCAGCCTGATCTCCCACACCCTTCCGGAGGAGCATGAGCCCGCATTTACGGAAACCACAAACACGTTCGTCGTAGCATCCTCTGCCGCGCCATCTGATATTATAGTTTCACTACCATCACCCATGGTGTTTCAAGATGACTCGATGAACGAGGAGCTGGTCCAGACTCCCATTGCAG CCCAAGGCGAAACTGACGAACTGGCCAGCCTCGAAGGTTGCATTGGTTACAGCACAGTAGAATACATTGATGAAGAGCAGATGCGCGAAACCACGCCGTCAGTTATCGAGATACTAGCCGCCATTGCCTTGGGACCGATGCTAGCGGTCCCAGCATCGGAGCAGCCGGGGGTCATAACTCCGAGTGAGATGCATACACTCAAGGAGCTAAGCGACTTGGCGCTCGCCGAAATAAACGCTCGCACAATGGACTTGGCGCACCATTCACTTGACATCATAGAAGAGGAGAATATTGAATTAATGCCGTTCACCGGGAGTGTCTCACAACCTTCCACTATAAATGTCCATCCATCAACTCTGACAGACCCAACAACAAACCACCAATCTACAGAAACAACAGCCGCCCAGGAGCCAAAAGTGGTACCAAAACCTGCCATAGACAGTGATGCGCCCATACATAACCCATCGACAACAAAAATTCTAACAGTAGATAAACCAGCAGCATTGGATCCTCCGGCAGCAGTGGAAATCAGTCCTGAAACGGacactgttgctgttgatcctccttcgccagcagcagcggaaatCATTCCAGACGCAGAAACCGTAGCTGCGTATCCTCCCGCACCAGTGGAAATCATTCCGGAAACAGAAACTGTTGCAGTtgatcctgctcctccagcagcagtggaaatcactccagcagcagaaactgtagctgtggatcctccagcagcagcgttgGAAATCATTCCAGACGCAGAAACGGTAGCTGTGGATCCTCCCGCACCAGTGGAAATCATTCCGGGAACAGAAATGGTTGCTGTTtatcctgctcctccagcagcagtggaaatcactccagcagcagaaactgtAGCTGTGGATCCTCCAGCAGTAGTTGAAATCATTACAGAACCTGAAACCGTAG CTGTGGATCCTCCGGCAGCAGCGTTGGAAATCATTCCAGACGCAGAAACGGTAGCTGTGGATCCTCCCGCACCAGTGGAAATCATTCCGGAAACAGAAACTGTTGCTGTTTATCCTGCTCCTCCAGTAGCAGTGGAAATCACTCCAGCGGCAGAAACTGTAGCTTTGGATCCTCCAGCAGTAGTGGAAATCATTACAGAACCTGAAACCGTAGCTGTGGATCCTACGGCAGCAGCGTTGGAAATCATTCCAGACGCAGAAACCGTAGCTGTGGAtccttcagcagcagcggaaatCATTCCAGACGCAGAAACCGTAGCTGTGGATCCTCCCGCACCAGTGGAAATCATTCCGGAAACAGAAACTGTAGCTGTtgatcctgctcctccagatgCAGTGGTAAtcactccagcagcagaaactgtagctgtggatcctccggcagcagcattggaaatcactccagcagcagaaaccgTAGTTGTGTATCCTCCGGCAGCAGCATTGGAAATCATTCCAGACGCAGAAACCGTAGCTGTGGATCCTCCCGCACCAGTGGAGATCATTCCGGAAACAGAAACTGTGGCTGTtgatcctgctcctccagcagcagtggaaatcactccagcagcagaaactgtAGCTGTGGATCCTCCGGCAGCAGCATTGGAAATCATTCCAGACGCAGAAACCGTAGCTGTGGATCCTCCCGCACCAGTGGAAATCATTCCGGAAACAgaaactgttgctgttgatccTGCTCTTCCAGCAGCAGTGGAAAtcactccagcagcagaaactgtAGCTTTGGATCCTCCAGCAGTAGTGGAAATCATTACAGAACCTGAAACCGTAGCTGTGGATCCTACGGCAGCAGCATTGGAA ACCGTAGCTGTGGATCCTTCCGCACCAGTGGAAATCATTCCGGAAACAGAATATGTGGCTGTTGATCatgctcctccagcagcattGGAAAtcactccagcagcagaaactgtagctgtggatccttcagcagcagcggaaatCATTCCGGAAACAGAAACCGTAGCTGTGGATCCTTCCGCACCAGTGGAAATCATTCCGGAAACAGAAACTTTTGCTGTtgatcctgctcctccagcagcagtggaaatcactccagcagcagaaactgtAGCTGTGGATCCTCCAGCAGTAGTGGAAATCATTATAGAACCTGAAATCGTAGCTGTGGATCCTCCGGCAGCAGCATTGGAAATCATTCCAGACGCAGAAAAGGTAGCTGTGGATCCTCCGGCAGCAGCATTGGAAATCATTCCATATGCAGAAACCTTAGCTGTGGATCCTCCAGCAGTAGTGGAAATCATTACAGAACCTGAAATCGTAGCTGTGGATCCTCCGGCAGCAGCATTGGAAATCATTCCAGACGCAGAAAAGGTAGCTGTGGATCCTCCGGCACCAGTGGATATAATTACGGAAACAGAAACTGTTGCTGATGATCCTGCTCCTCCAACAGCAGAAACTGTAGCTGTGgatcctccagcagcagcggaaatCATTCCCGAAACGGAAATCGTAGCTGTGGATCCTCCGGCAGCAGCATTGGAAATCATTCCATATGCAGAAACCTTAGCTGTGGATCCTCCAGCAGTAGTGGAAATCATTACAGAACCTGAAACCGTAGCTGTGGATCTTCCGGCAGCATCGTTGGAAATCATTCCAGACGCAGAAACCGTAGCTGTGGATCCTTCCGTACAAGTGGAAATCATTCCGGGAACAGAAATGGTTGCTGTtgatcctgctcctccagcagcagtggaaatcactccagcagcagaaactgtAGCTGTGGATCCTCCAGCAGTAGTTGAAATCATTACAGAACCTAAAACCGTAGCTGTGGATCCTACGGCAGCAGCATTGGAAATCATTCCAGACGCAGAAACCGTAGCTGTGGATCCTCCCGCACCAGTGGAAATCATTCCGGAAACAGAAACTGTTGCTGTTtatcctgctcctccagcagcagtggaaatcactccagcagcagaaactgtAGCTGTGGATCCTCCAGCAGTAGTCGAAATCATTACAGAACCTGAAACCGTAGTTGCGGATCCTCCGGCAGCAGCATTGGAAATCACTCTAGCAGCAGAAACCGTAGCTGTGGATCCTCCGGCGGCAGCATTGGAAATCATTCCAGACGCAGAAACGGTAGCTGTGGATCCTCCCGCACCAGTGGAAATCATTCCGGAAACAgaaactgttgctgttgatcctgctcctccagcagcagtggaaatcactccagcagcagaaactgtAGCTGTGGATCCTCCAGCAGTAGTTGAAATCATTACAGAACCTGAAACCGTAGTTGCGGATCCTCCGGCAGCAGCACTGGAAATCACTCTAGCAGCAGAAACCGTAGCTGTGAATCCTCCGGCGGCAGCATTGGAAATCATTCCAGACGCAGAAACGGTAGCTGTCGATCCTCCCGCACCAGTGGAAATCATTCCGGAAACAgaaactgttgctgttgatcctgctcctccagcagcactGGAAAtcactccagcagcagaaacggtAGCTGTGAATCCTCCAGCAGCTGTGGAAGATGTAGAAACCGTATCTGTGGATCCTCCAGAAGCAGTTGAAATCATTACAGTCACAGAAAACGTAGCTGTGGATCCTCCTGCAGCATTGGAA atcactccagcagcagaaactgtAGCTGTGGATCCTCCAGCAGTAGTTGAAATCATTACAGAACCTGAAACCGTAGTTGCGGATCCTCCGGCAGCAGCATTGGAAAtcactccagcagcagaaaccgTAGTTGTGTATCCTCCGGCAGCAGCATTGGAAATCATTCCAGACGCAGAAACCGTAGCTGTGGATCCTCCCGCACCAGTGGAAATCATTCCGGAAACAGAAACTGTGGCTGTTGATCCTGTtcctccagcagcagtggaaatcactccagcagcagaaactgtAGCTGTGGATCCTCCGGCAGCAGCATTGGAAATCATTCCAGACGCAGCAACCGTAGCTGTGGATCCTCCCGCACCAGTGGAAATCATTCCGGAAACAGAAACGGTTGCTGTTGATCCTGCTTCTTCAGCAGCAGTGGAAAtcactccagcagcagaaactgtAGCTGTTGATCCTCCAGCAGTAGTTGAAATCATTACAGAACCTGAAACCGTAGTTGCGGATCCTCCGGCAGCAGCATTGGAAATCACTCTAGCAGCAGAAACCGTAGCTGTGGATCCTCCGGCGGCAGCATTGGAAATCATTCCAGACGCAGCAACCGTAGCTGTGGATCCTCCCGCACCAGTGGAAATCATTCCGGAAACAgaaactgttgctgttgatcctgctcctccagcagcagtggaaatcactccagcagcagaaactgtAGCTGTTGATTCTCCTGTAGCAGTGGAAATCATTTCGGAAACAGAAATCGTAGCTGTGGATCTACCAGCCGCAGGGGAAATCAGTCCTAAAACGGacactgttgctgttgatcgTCCTCCGCCAGCAGCAACGGAAATCATTTCAGAAGCAGAAACCGTAGCTGTGGATCCTTCCGTACCAGTGGAAATCTTTCCGGGAACAGAAATGGTTGCTGTtgatcctgctcctccagcagcagtggaaatcactccagcagcagaaacggtAGCTGTGAATCCTCCAGCAGCTGTGGAAGATGTAGAAACCGTATCTGTGGATCCTCCAGAAGCAGTTGAAATCATTACAGTCACAGAAAACGTAGCTGTGGATCCTCCTGCAGCATTGGAAAtcactccagcagcagaaactgtAGCTGTGGATCCTCCAGCAGTAGTGGAAATCATTCCGGAAACAGAAACTGTGGCTGTtgatcctgctcctccagcagcagtggaaatcactccagcagcagaaactgtAGCTGTGGATCCTCCGGCAGCAGCATTGGAAATCATTCCAAACGCAGAAACCGTAGCTGTGGATCCTCCCGCACCAGTGGAAATCATTCCGGAAACAgaaactgttgctgttgatcctgctcctccagcagcagtggaaatcactccagcagcagaaactgtAGCTGTGGATCCTCCGGCAGCAGCATTGGAAATCATTCCAAACGCAGAAACCGTAGCTGTGGATCCTCCCGCACCAGTGGAAATCATTCCGGAAACAgaaactgttgctgttgatccTGCTCTTCCAGCAGCAGTGGAAAtcactccagcagcagaaactgtAGCTGTGGATCCTCCAGCAGTAGTTGAAATCATTACAGAACCTGAAACCGTAGTTGCGGATCCTCCGGCAGCAGCATTGGAAATCATTCCAGACGCAGCAACCGTAGCTGTGGATCCTCCCGCACCAGTGGAAATCATTCCGGAAACAGAAATGGTTGCTGTGGATCatgctcctccagcagcattGGAAAtcactccagcagcagaaactgtagctgtggatccttcagcagcagcggaaatCATTCCGGAAACAGAAACTGTTGCTGTGGAtccttctcctccagcagTAGTGGAAATCATTGCAGGGACAGAATCGGTGGTTCTGGATCCTACCGGTGCAGTGGAATTCATTCCGGAGACACAAACTAAAGCTGTGGAAATACCAGCTGTTGAAGTGGAGGCTAAGAGCGTTTCGGACCTTGGTCCGAATGCTTTAATCGACGATACGCAGTTGTTAAGTTGTGTTCCGAAACCGCTAAAAGAGTCAGATAACATGGACACATCATTATTGGAACCATCATCGGAATGCGTTCCAGCGCAAACATCCGTAGAATACACTAAGAGCGATAGTTCCGCTCTAG GTTCCATTGCTGAGCGAGAGGTCAAGAAGTGGTACAATGCCGTCGAAATGCCCAACAACCCTTATGCGCCCGAGGCTCTGAAGCAGCGTATCAGTGGCACCCAGGAGCGGTACATGGATGTGCCAAATATCAGTCCCAGCGCCGAGCAGAAGGCTCTGGCCGCCGCCCTCACTGAAGATGGCGACCCGGCGCCACCATCAACCGACTACAAACG CTACAGCCGCGACTACTACATCAACAATGCCCCCAATGGCACAGAAGTAAACGGAATCGTACGGAGAGCATCGTCCGGCGCAGAGAAGCAGCCGTCCGCAGAGGATGTTGAGCAGGACATAGTTATCACCGAG GCGGCTCAAAACGCAAGCACAACTGCAATAGAGCAGGATAAGGAACAGGAATCAGTTGCGGCTAACGTTTACACGGCCTTGCCAGCTCAGGTATTTGACGATTTGCTAGAGACCCAGTCGAACCCATCGCTTCACTCCCTGCAAACAACGACAACCACCAGCGATGAATCCGAAACGGTGCGCGTCTACGACTTTAACAAGCAGGAGACCACGGTCATCAGACCTGCCCCTgcggagcagcagccgagCTCCTCCACGACATCATCCATGGAGTCAGCTCAGAGCGCGTCGGTGTCCTCTTCCTCCATAGACGCATCTGTGTCCAAAAAGCGTGAGCGACCAGTTGTCCTACAGTTTGGCCCTGCCGACTCGGTGCCCACAATCGGTTCGCCAGTGAACACCCCCACAAGAGGCTCAACGCCCCCGGCGTTCCGCTTTCTCCAGCCAAAACGACGCCTCATCGAGCCGAGTCAAGTGCTGTCTGTGGACGAAGATGATGTG ATGGAGCCTAATACACCCGTCGCCGAGAAGCCCGCCGTAGAAGATGAGGTGGTGCATGCAATGCCGTCAGTGAAAGCTCTGGCCCAGGCCTTCCTCTTGACTAGCAaagcccagcaagccgagCGACGATGGCGATCAAAG GTGCGGCTATCCTTACCAGCTGATACGTCAGACAAGTCTCCTACCTCCCTAGCACGGCGACACAAGCTGGAGCATGCTGTTTCCATGGCAGAGGTAGCCGATGAATCTACGATCGCCTCTGACTTATCATCCCTCGAAAC GGATCCATCTATTCAATCGGACGGTTCCACGAACCCACCTATCGCCTCTCCTGTGACCCCAGTCCCCGTACGTCATGGCTTTCTCCGGAGCAATATTGCTTTCTTTGAGAACTTAAAGTTTAAGTGA